GTCGGCGGCCTCGTCGTGCTCGCGCTCATCCTGTTCGTGATGTTCCAGGCGGTGTTCGCCTGGGCGCAGCCGTTGATGGAACTGCTGCAATCGGGCTTCGACGCGCTCGGCGATGTCGTCCACGCCACCCTGCCCGGCGGCCTGTTGCAGAGCTTCCTTCAGAACGGCGTGATCTCCGGTGTCGGCAGCGTCATCGTGTTCCTGCCGCAGATCATCATCATCTTCCTGTTCATCCTGCTGCTGGAAGATTTCGGCTACATGGCGCGCGCCGCGTTCCTGATGGACCGCATCATGGGCGGCGCAGGCCTGCACGGCCGCGCCTTCATTCCGCTGCTGTCGAGCTTTGCCTGCGCCATTCCCGGCATCATGGCGACCCGCGTGATCGACAACAAGCGCGACCGGCTGACCACGATCCTGATCGCGCCGCTGATGACCTGCTCGGCGCGCATTCCCGTCTACACGCTGATCATCTCCGCCTTTATTCCGGCCAAGGACGTCTGGGGCTTCATCAACCTGCAGGGCCTCGTGATGTTCGGCCTCTACGCCGCCGGCATCGTCAGCGCGCTCGCCGTCTCGTTCCTCATCAAATTCTTCATGCTGCGCGACTATGCGCCGGCGCCGTTCATGCTGGAGCTGCCGGACTACAAGATGCCCAGGCTGAAATCGATCGCGATCGGCATCTTCACCCGCGCAAAAATGTTCCTGCAGCGCGCCGGCACAACGATCTTCTCGATGATGGTGCTGATCTGGTTTTTGGCCTCGTTCCCGCAGCCGCCCGCAGGCGCGACCGAGCCCGCGATCGACTTCAGCCTCGCCGCCATCATCGGCAAGGCGCTGGAGCCGCTGCTCGCCCCCGTCGGCTTCAACTGGCAGATCGCGGTCGCGCTGATCCCGGGCATGGCGGCGCGCGAGGTCGCCGTCGCGGCCCTCGGCACCGTCTATGCGATCGAGGGCGGCAAGGAAGCGGCCGAGCAGATCGGCCAGGTGCTGGCGACGAAATGGTCGCTTGCGACCGCGCTGTCGATGCTGGCCTGGTACATCTTCGCCCCGCAATGCGCCTCGACGCTCGCCGTGATCCGGCGCGAGACCGGAAGCTGGGGCTGGATGGCTGCAACCTTCGCCTACATGCTGGTGCTGGCCTATGCGGCGAGCCTTCTGACCTACAACGTCGCGGTGGCGCTCGGGGCCGGCTAGCCTCACTCAAAACCAAAACCGCGAAAACAACCCCATGCACAGTAGACGGGGGTTGTGAAATCAATGGCTTACGCGTGCACCAAAATCATGCGACCGTAACCCGGATGAAGCCAACGGGGCGACGCGCTACTTGACCCGTCGGGCAAAACAGGAGCACGATGGCATCATCGGCCTTTGTCGGCATCGCAATCGTCGGAAGCGCGCAATCGGCTCCATGGACCACTTCGGCACCAGGCGATTGACCGCTGAGCGGCTGAACGAACATCATCTCGCCGATCTCGTCGCACTCCATCTCGATCCCGACGTCTCCCGCTATCTCGGTGGCGTGCGCTCGGCCGAGGTGACGAAGAGCTATCTCGCGACCAACATGGCCCATTGGGACCAGCACGGTTTCGGGCTGTGGGCGCTGCGAACGAAAGACGGCGCGTTCGCTGGACGCGCGGGCATCCGGCACATCCTCGTGGACGGCATCGACGAGATCGAGATTGCCTATACGTTCAAGCGCGAAGTCTGGGGCCAGGGACTTGCGAGCGAGATCGCGATCGCGCTCACAGAGATAGGGCTATCGCAGCTGAAATTGCCCTCCCTCATCGGCCTCGTCTTCGTCGAACATGGCGCATCGCGGCGCGTGCTGGAGAAGGCGCAATATCTGCTCGAGAAGAACACGACGCATCATGGGGAAGCGGTCGTGATCTACCGCTCCGGCGGTCATGCATGAAACGCCGGCAGCTCACAGCTTCATGAGTGCGGCAACCAGCCGCTCGGGATGAAACGGCTTTTCGAGAAGCACGCTGTTGGGCACGCCCTGTGACGTCCACAATGCCGCGCCGGCGCTGCCCGTGATGTACACGACCGGAAGGGCCGGATCCTTTTCTCGCATTCGCCGAGCGAGATCCCAGCCATTGAGCTTGCCACCGAGATAAACATCGGTCACCAGCGCCTTGTGACGCTTGCCGCGCGCGACGAACACCGTCATCGCCTCCTCGCCGGACGCAAGGATGTCGGAGGCAAAGCCTGCATCCGCCAGCACGCTCTCGAGCACGCCCTGGAGCGGATACTCG
This portion of the Bradyrhizobium diazoefficiens genome encodes:
- the feoB gene encoding ferrous iron transporter B; its protein translation is MELPLLHLALVGTPNSGKTSLFNALTGSRQKVANYPGVTVERKEGFFVTPLGRQVSVVDLPGTYSLRGRSPDEEITRDFVLGKASGETVPDLVLCVADSTNLRLTIRLLLELKRTGRPMILVLNMFDIASRRGISVDVERLAKELGVPVVTSIAVRKGGTADLLTLTDEISAKLAAEPAENSWRALSVAELRATQREADRIISDCVSLPSRPDTWTARIDAVVLHPVGGLVVLALILFVMFQAVFAWAQPLMELLQSGFDALGDVVHATLPGGLLQSFLQNGVISGVGSVIVFLPQIIIIFLFILLLEDFGYMARAAFLMDRIMGGAGLHGRAFIPLLSSFACAIPGIMATRVIDNKRDRLTTILIAPLMTCSARIPVYTLIISAFIPAKDVWGFINLQGLVMFGLYAAGIVSALAVSFLIKFFMLRDYAPAPFMLELPDYKMPRLKSIAIGIFTRAKMFLQRAGTTIFSMMVLIWFLASFPQPPAGATEPAIDFSLAAIIGKALEPLLAPVGFNWQIAVALIPGMAAREVAVAALGTVYAIEGGKEAAEQIGQVLATKWSLATALSMLAWYIFAPQCASTLAVIRRETGSWGWMAATFAYMLVLAYAASLLTYNVAVALGAG
- a CDS encoding GNAT family N-acetyltransferase, whose amino-acid sequence is MDHFGTRRLTAERLNEHHLADLVALHLDPDVSRYLGGVRSAEVTKSYLATNMAHWDQHGFGLWALRTKDGAFAGRAGIRHILVDGIDEIEIAYTFKREVWGQGLASEIAIALTEIGLSQLKLPSLIGLVFVEHGASRRVLEKAQYLLEKNTTHHGEAVVIYRSGGHA
- a CDS encoding response regulator → MQELKRNFLEWMFRFHGLHREKAKNACCILRELEPCVSRRIAGRPKANMSEPPSILIVEDEYPLQGVLESVLADAGFASDILASGEEAMTVFVARGKRHKALVTDVYLGGKLNGWDLARRMREKDPALPVVYITGSAGAALWTSQGVPNSVLLEKPFHPERLVAALMKL